A window of Streptomyces armeniacus contains these coding sequences:
- a CDS encoding carbohydrate ABC transporter permease — protein MSALTGSTGREGRRSILPWLAVPALLFFVGFALVPLVGVFALSFTTWDGIGTIHPSGLTSWRAVLTNPGLPHALWVTFLVMAVSWAVQTPASILLGTFLAGRQRYRAVLSLIYFVPLLLSSAAIAVAYRALLDPNFGLGAGLGFEWLSKDWLGRPWLAFGVVVFVVSWQFVPFHSLIYQGGVQQIPQSLYEAAQLDGAGQIRQFFSITLPQLKYTIITSSTLMVIGSLTFFDLIFVLTEGGPGDATRVLALDMYKRGFQAELMGPASAIAVILVLMGLAIALLLRRLGGRDAGESQLEGA, from the coding sequence GTGAGCGCACTCACGGGCTCCACAGGGCGCGAGGGCCGGCGCAGCATCCTGCCCTGGCTGGCCGTGCCGGCGCTGCTGTTCTTCGTCGGCTTCGCCCTGGTCCCGCTCGTCGGCGTCTTCGCGCTGAGCTTCACGACGTGGGACGGGATCGGCACCATCCACCCGTCCGGGCTGACCAGCTGGCGTGCGGTGCTCACCAACCCTGGGCTGCCGCACGCCCTCTGGGTGACGTTCCTGGTGATGGCCGTGTCCTGGGCGGTTCAGACACCGGCGAGCATTCTGCTCGGCACGTTCCTGGCCGGCCGCCAGCGCTACCGGGCGGTGCTGAGCCTGATCTACTTCGTCCCGCTCCTGCTCAGCTCCGCGGCGATCGCGGTCGCGTACAGGGCGCTGCTGGACCCCAACTTCGGGCTGGGCGCCGGGCTGGGGTTCGAGTGGCTCAGCAAGGACTGGCTGGGGCGCCCCTGGCTCGCCTTCGGCGTCGTCGTCTTCGTCGTCTCCTGGCAGTTCGTCCCGTTCCACTCGCTGATCTACCAGGGCGGCGTCCAGCAGATCCCGCAGTCCCTGTACGAGGCCGCACAGCTGGACGGCGCCGGGCAGATCCGCCAGTTCTTCAGCATCACGCTGCCCCAGCTCAAATACACCATCATCACCTCGTCGACGCTGATGGTGATCGGCTCGCTCACCTTCTTCGACCTCATCTTCGTCCTGACCGAGGGCGGCCCGGGAGACGCCACCCGGGTCCTCGCGCTGGACATGTACAAACGGGGCTTCCAGGCCGAGCTGATGGGGCCGGCCAGCGCCATCGCGGTCATCCTCGTCCTGATGGGCCTCGCCATCGCCCTGCTGCTGCGCCGGCTCGGAGGCCGGGACGCCGGTGAGAGCCAGCTTGAGGGAGCCTGA
- a CDS encoding flavin reductase family protein, which produces MTPLSTEPNADLMKSVNRRFVTGVTVVTAMDGDVPRGLAVNAFSSISLDPAIVMVCVQRTSSTHDCLFREDHLAINILSTEQLDVVGTFAGKSDDKFRELDWERGPFGSPLIARSSAQMEAEIRERLQASTHTVFICRVVHAAVTDNVPMVYGAGKFFDGGALTPLG; this is translated from the coding sequence ATGACACCGCTGTCCACGGAGCCCAACGCCGACCTGATGAAAAGCGTCAACCGCCGGTTCGTCACCGGCGTCACGGTCGTGACCGCGATGGACGGGGACGTCCCCAGAGGGCTGGCTGTCAACGCGTTCTCGAGCATCTCGCTCGACCCGGCCATCGTGATGGTGTGCGTCCAGCGCACCTCATCGACGCACGACTGCCTGTTCCGGGAGGATCATCTCGCCATCAACATCCTCTCCACGGAGCAGCTCGACGTGGTCGGCACCTTCGCGGGGAAGTCCGATGACAAGTTCAGGGAACTCGACTGGGAGCGCGGCCCGTTCGGGAGCCCGCTGATCGCGCGGAGCAGCGCGCAGATGGAGGCCGAGATCCGCGAGCGGCTCCAGGCCAGCACCCACACGGTGTTCATCTGCCGCGTGGTGCATGCCGCGGTCACCGACAACGTCCCGATGGTCTACGGCGCGGGTAAGTTCTTCGACGGCGGCGCGCTCACCCCCCTGGGGTGA
- a CDS encoding extracellular solute-binding protein, which translates to MALSRRTLLGLAAGVPASAALAACGSSGPGKGGDGAATYWHLSGQPQEGVRTGAVERFNEANPNGQIEVTTFENDAYKTKIKTAIGAGKAPTIIWGWGGGTLRTHVEADQVDDLTPWFDENPDIKNRLFPSSFGAATVNGRIYAMPFESVEPVVLFYNKRVFDDVGVEPPQSWDDIMSLVPKFKAEGIAPFSLGGQSRWTNMMWLEFLFDRIGGPEVFQAVFDGEKGAWSHPAAIEALTKVQDLVKAGGFIKGFSSITADSNADQALLYTDKAAMMLQGSWSYGIQQSEGGDFVSGGGLGFMNFPPVEGGKGDPGNSVGNPAQYLSISSKASAKQKKIAKDFFATGVLTDDEVKEWIDTGAVPIRKGSEKLLAESESSEFLEFVYGIASNAKTFGQSWDQALSPTAAETLLDNIAKLFQLSISPRQFTDNLNKVIGK; encoded by the coding sequence ATGGCGCTCTCCCGACGTACCCTCCTCGGCCTGGCCGCCGGCGTGCCGGCCTCCGCGGCCCTCGCAGCATGCGGCTCATCCGGCCCCGGCAAGGGCGGCGACGGCGCGGCCACGTACTGGCACCTGAGCGGCCAGCCTCAGGAAGGCGTCAGGACCGGTGCGGTGGAGCGGTTCAACGAGGCCAACCCCAATGGGCAGATCGAGGTCACCACCTTCGAGAACGACGCCTACAAGACGAAGATCAAGACCGCCATCGGCGCCGGGAAAGCGCCCACCATCATCTGGGGGTGGGGCGGCGGAACGCTGCGCACCCACGTGGAGGCCGACCAGGTCGACGACCTCACCCCGTGGTTCGACGAGAACCCTGACATCAAGAACCGCCTCTTCCCGTCCTCGTTCGGCGCGGCGACCGTCAACGGCAGGATCTACGCGATGCCGTTCGAGAGCGTGGAGCCGGTCGTCCTGTTCTACAACAAGAGGGTCTTCGACGACGTCGGCGTGGAGCCGCCCCAGTCCTGGGACGACATCATGTCCCTGGTGCCCAAGTTCAAGGCGGAGGGCATAGCGCCGTTCTCGCTCGGCGGCCAGTCCCGGTGGACGAACATGATGTGGCTGGAGTTCCTGTTCGACCGCATCGGCGGCCCCGAGGTGTTCCAGGCCGTCTTCGACGGCGAGAAGGGCGCCTGGTCCCACCCGGCGGCCATCGAGGCGCTGACCAAGGTGCAGGACCTGGTCAAGGCGGGCGGATTCATAAAGGGCTTCTCCTCGATCACCGCGGACTCCAACGCCGACCAGGCGCTGCTGTACACCGACAAGGCCGCGATGATGCTGCAAGGCTCCTGGTCGTACGGCATCCAGCAGTCCGAGGGCGGAGACTTCGTCTCCGGCGGCGGCCTCGGTTTCATGAACTTCCCACCCGTCGAAGGCGGCAAGGGCGATCCGGGCAACTCCGTCGGCAACCCCGCCCAGTACCTGTCCATCTCCTCGAAGGCCAGCGCCAAGCAGAAGAAGATAGCGAAGGACTTCTTCGCCACCGGCGTCCTCACGGACGACGAGGTGAAGGAGTGGATCGACACCGGGGCGGTGCCGATCCGGAAGGGCTCGGAGAAGCTGCTGGCCGAATCTGAGAGTTCCGAGTTCCTGGAGTTCGTCTACGGCATTGCCAGCAACGCGAAGACGTTCGGCCAGTCCTGGGACCAGGCGCTCAGCCCGACGGCCGCCGAGACGCTGCTGGACAACATCGCCAAGCTGTTCCAGCTGTCCATCTCGCCGCGGCAGTTCACCGACAATCTCAACAAGGTCATCGGCAAGTGA
- a CDS encoding BCCT family transporter: MFSHLRSGAEMTPEAPSGSVDESAVQDSGDHHRVGRLGSVFWASLGISALFVAWAVLFKDNLNRVTTASLDWVTGTFGWTYLVVTLAILVFLVFLAFSPAGEIRLGKDTDRPEFSTPTWFAMILSAVMGIGLVSYGVAEPISHLAAPPHGLAEPNTPEAAVRALQYSYFDWGLHAWAIFAVFGLAIAYSTYRKGRRTLVSQLFVPLLGERVNGPVGKTIDVLAVFATLFGTTTSLGLGALQINNGLGTLFGIPVNSVTQVVIIAAVTAVFTVSAVTGVSRGIKFLSQGSSLLAVALFVFMLVVGPAVFIANLYIESVGRWATDFFRMSLQGTAFGGLEWMQLWTYFMMAWWVSWGAFVGVFLARISRGRTIRGFIAGVLVVPSVVFFTWFSVFGGTAIHLDLFQDGDIARQAGADMNSAFFATLDHFPLAGVTSAIAIVLVVMFFVSGADANTYVLSMMTSDGLLTPRRPVLVLWGVLTGVTAVVLLLAGGLTALQNTVIVASLPFLVIIAGLAVSFWKELDADRKGKTDAAHGNPPRPDREGVGGGLGPG, encoded by the coding sequence ATGTTCAGCCACCTTCGATCGGGTGCGGAGATGACGCCCGAGGCGCCGTCCGGGAGCGTTGACGAGAGCGCCGTTCAGGACAGCGGCGACCACCACCGTGTCGGCAGGCTCGGCTCCGTCTTCTGGGCCTCGCTCGGCATCTCCGCCCTCTTCGTCGCCTGGGCGGTGCTCTTCAAGGACAACCTGAACCGCGTCACGACCGCCTCCCTGGATTGGGTGACGGGCACGTTCGGCTGGACCTACCTCGTGGTCACGCTGGCCATCCTGGTCTTCCTGGTGTTCCTGGCCTTCAGCCCCGCCGGCGAGATCCGGCTCGGCAAGGACACGGACCGTCCCGAGTTCTCGACACCGACCTGGTTCGCCATGATCCTCAGCGCGGTCATGGGCATCGGCCTGGTCTCGTACGGTGTCGCCGAGCCGATCTCGCACCTCGCGGCGCCGCCGCACGGCCTCGCGGAGCCGAACACGCCGGAGGCGGCGGTGCGTGCCCTCCAGTACTCGTACTTCGACTGGGGCCTGCACGCCTGGGCCATCTTCGCGGTCTTCGGACTCGCGATCGCCTACTCGACGTACCGCAAGGGCCGCCGGACCCTCGTGAGCCAGCTGTTCGTGCCGCTGCTCGGCGAGCGTGTGAACGGGCCCGTCGGCAAGACGATCGACGTGCTCGCCGTGTTCGCGACGCTGTTCGGCACCACGACGTCCCTCGGACTCGGAGCGCTCCAAATCAACAACGGGCTCGGCACCTTGTTCGGGATCCCGGTCAACTCCGTGACGCAGGTGGTGATCATCGCCGCCGTCACGGCCGTCTTCACCGTCTCCGCCGTGACCGGCGTCAGCAGGGGCATCAAGTTCCTGAGCCAGGGAAGCTCACTACTCGCGGTCGCACTGTTCGTCTTCATGCTGGTCGTGGGTCCCGCCGTCTTCATCGCGAACCTGTACATCGAGTCCGTGGGCCGCTGGGCGACCGACTTCTTCCGGATGAGCCTGCAGGGCACCGCGTTCGGCGGTCTCGAATGGATGCAGCTCTGGACGTACTTCATGATGGCCTGGTGGGTCTCCTGGGGCGCCTTCGTCGGCGTCTTCCTCGCCCGTATCTCCCGCGGACGCACCATCCGCGGCTTCATCGCCGGTGTCCTGGTGGTGCCCAGCGTGGTGTTCTTCACCTGGTTCTCGGTCTTCGGCGGTACGGCGATCCACCTCGACCTGTTCCAGGACGGAGACATCGCCCGGCAGGCCGGGGCGGACATGAACAGCGCGTTCTTCGCGACCCTCGACCACTTCCCGCTCGCCGGCGTCACGTCCGCGATCGCGATCGTCCTGGTCGTGATGTTCTTCGTCTCCGGCGCGGACGCCAACACCTACGTGCTGTCCATGATGACCTCGGACGGACTGCTCACCCCGCGCCGTCCGGTGCTCGTCCTCTGGGGAGTCCTCACCGGAGTCACCGCCGTCGTGCTGTTGCTCGCCGGGGGACTGACAGCCCTTCAGAACACCGTAATCGTCGCGTCCTTGCCCTTCCTCGTGATCATCGCCGGGCTGGCGGTGTCCTTCTGGAAGGAGCTCGACGCAGACCGAAAGGGGAAGACTGATGCCGCACACGGAAACCCGCCGCGCCCTGATCGAGAAGGTGTGGGCGGCGGCCTGGGGCCGGGGTGA
- a CDS encoding class I SAM-dependent methyltransferase: MSRWEELTGGTSGEDYAARFAALAGSGKDMHGEARLCAALVPAPARVLDAGCGTGRVMIRLAELGYDCVGVDLDASMLAVARRQAPELPWIQADLATFDPAELHVAADFDLVITAGNIFPLLAAGTEAAVINRLAAPLRPGGLMVAGFGLDEAHLPVPPSITLSEYDAYCAAAGLTFVDRFATWDAHPYEGGGYAVSVHRSLSISSGADQ, encoded by the coding sequence ATGAGCCGTTGGGAAGAGCTGACCGGTGGGACGTCGGGAGAGGACTACGCAGCCCGGTTCGCGGCCCTGGCCGGCAGCGGCAAGGACATGCACGGCGAGGCACGGTTGTGCGCCGCGCTGGTGCCCGCCCCCGCACGGGTACTGGACGCCGGGTGCGGCACCGGCCGCGTCATGATCCGGTTGGCGGAGCTCGGGTACGACTGTGTCGGGGTCGACCTCGACGCTTCCATGCTGGCCGTGGCGCGCAGGCAGGCGCCGGAACTGCCCTGGATCCAAGCCGACCTGGCCACGTTCGACCCGGCTGAGCTCCATGTTGCCGCGGACTTCGACCTCGTGATCACCGCCGGCAACATCTTCCCGCTCCTCGCTGCGGGTACCGAGGCGGCGGTGATCAACCGCTTGGCCGCGCCCCTGCGCCCCGGCGGCCTCATGGTCGCCGGATTCGGCCTGGACGAGGCCCACCTGCCCGTACCACCCTCCATCACCCTGTCCGAGTACGACGCCTACTGCGCCGCGGCCGGCCTCACCTTCGTCGACCGCTTCGCCACGTGGGACGCCCACCCCTACGAGGGCGGCGGCTATGCCGTCAGTGTCCACCGGAGCCTCTCCATCAGCTCCGGAGCGGATCAGTAG
- a CDS encoding GntR family transcriptional regulator: MNRGTSASAKGSMQSRVIDEMRRRIIKGDIKPGAPLSELALAEEFGVSRTPVREALKQLQTEGLVEIRPRVGTFVTAPSRREITELFEMKELLEGAAARLLAQRGRVPEIDGLERNLHEADDAVARGDQGRYAELVQEFHDLLIAGADNSKLEAHYRMLMNQLAYSRLVNTSLSQPGRPLQSDREHHLVLELILEKDGYSAEQVMREHVRASRRALLAGLPIGTPASPPATGTEGA, translated from the coding sequence GTGAATCGCGGCACAAGCGCGTCGGCGAAGGGGTCGATGCAGTCCAGGGTCATCGACGAGATGAGACGGCGCATCATCAAGGGGGACATCAAGCCCGGGGCCCCGCTCTCGGAGCTCGCGCTCGCGGAGGAGTTCGGCGTCAGCCGCACGCCGGTCCGTGAGGCCCTGAAGCAGCTGCAGACCGAAGGACTGGTCGAGATCCGGCCGCGCGTGGGGACCTTCGTCACCGCTCCGTCCCGACGCGAGATCACCGAACTTTTCGAGATGAAGGAACTGCTGGAGGGAGCGGCCGCCCGCCTTCTCGCCCAGCGCGGCCGCGTCCCGGAGATCGACGGGCTGGAGCGGAATCTGCACGAGGCCGACGACGCAGTGGCGCGCGGTGACCAGGGACGCTACGCGGAACTCGTCCAGGAGTTCCACGACCTGCTCATCGCGGGCGCCGACAACAGCAAGCTGGAAGCCCACTACCGCATGCTGATGAACCAGCTCGCCTACTCCCGGCTGGTCAACACCTCACTGAGCCAGCCGGGACGCCCTCTTCAGTCGGACCGTGAGCACCACCTCGTCCTGGAGCTGATCCTGGAGAAGGACGGTTACAGCGCCGAGCAGGTCATGCGCGAACACGTCCGCGCCAGCCGGCGCGCGCTGCTGGCGGGCCTGCCCATCGGCACCCCGGCCTCGCCCCCGGCCACCGGTACGGAAGGAGCCTGA
- a CDS encoding PQQ-binding-like beta-propeller repeat protein → MRYRVGLCLLTLAALTGACTSGSPDDGKDRSSPPDSTPRTLVWERQWTAKTGPLDITPIGFEPVDFGFDRTLTVRHSGTAEVLDVATGRVVRTLEKTHGQPSRTYQVGDVLLDYRENDAEIVENQGIGRNGAMRAYDVNSGGHLWARRGTVESILHPGEEGGGGPSEAVVAFTEQGLVWNGGKRSVGLDPRTGKPTWEREDKDPGCRADRQFAATRKHSITLKRCQGEEYVLEAIDPGSGQIVWRRNLGRLEGKHFSATPDLISVGREDRGRSIVSVFDDSGKRLAEAAVSDPSFNQQQMSLMTLTGRSGKTLYFESQPNFYELGIGTDAPWRRSRIDHRLPAMLANGTLISGLLGRESEFDLVQYGRPSQSLIIDRTGRQHTLPVPGGGTGLKVVGDSVITEREVGHGRRFSALRLKRQETANPALGGVSPTDWPAACKLLSDRQLAEIGRNYARVPVEESRKVFGVGLPHPSACRFSPPSAHEKDIFQISVQWVAPDEDTARQLVEADLPWQTSSDRIRRLGPGTYLYRLGSEGEKADSLILKATGKHVLMVSGRDVDLLTRVARVLRGHARS, encoded by the coding sequence ATGAGATACCGCGTCGGTCTCTGCCTGCTGACACTCGCCGCTCTCACGGGCGCCTGCACATCAGGCAGCCCGGACGACGGGAAGGACCGCAGCTCCCCTCCGGACTCCACGCCTCGCACGCTCGTCTGGGAGCGCCAGTGGACCGCGAAGACTGGCCCTTTGGATATCACGCCTATCGGATTCGAGCCCGTGGATTTCGGCTTCGACCGGACACTGACAGTGCGGCATTCAGGCACCGCGGAGGTGCTGGACGTCGCCACAGGACGTGTGGTCCGGACGCTGGAGAAGACCCATGGACAGCCTTCCCGCACGTATCAGGTAGGAGACGTTCTCCTGGACTACCGGGAGAATGATGCTGAGATCGTGGAGAACCAGGGGATCGGGCGCAACGGAGCCATGAGAGCATATGACGTGAACTCTGGTGGCCATCTATGGGCGCGGCGAGGCACGGTGGAATCCATTCTTCACCCTGGGGAAGAGGGTGGGGGCGGGCCTTCCGAAGCGGTCGTCGCGTTCACCGAGCAGGGTCTCGTGTGGAACGGGGGAAAGCGCTCGGTCGGCCTGGATCCGCGAACCGGGAAACCCACGTGGGAGCGGGAGGACAAGGATCCGGGCTGTCGCGCGGATCGGCAATTCGCGGCGACGCGGAAGCACTCGATCACGCTGAAGCGGTGTCAGGGCGAAGAATACGTTCTCGAAGCCATCGACCCGGGCAGCGGCCAAATTGTCTGGCGGAGAAACCTGGGGCGCCTGGAAGGCAAGCATTTCTCAGCCACCCCGGATCTCATCAGTGTCGGCCGTGAAGACCGTGGCCGATCGATAGTGAGCGTCTTCGATGACTCGGGTAAGCGGTTGGCCGAGGCAGCAGTCAGCGACCCCTCGTTCAATCAGCAGCAAATGAGCCTCATGACTCTCACCGGGCGCTCCGGAAAGACTCTGTACTTCGAAAGCCAGCCGAACTTCTACGAGCTTGGTATCGGCACCGACGCACCATGGCGGCGGAGCCGGATCGACCACCGTTTGCCGGCCATGCTGGCAAACGGAACGCTTATCTCAGGCCTGCTCGGGAGGGAGAGCGAATTTGATCTCGTCCAATACGGCCGACCTAGCCAGAGCCTCATCATCGATCGCACGGGTCGGCAACACACCTTGCCGGTCCCGGGCGGAGGAACAGGGCTCAAGGTCGTCGGTGATTCTGTGATCACTGAGAGAGAAGTAGGGCACGGAAGGCGTTTCAGTGCGCTGCGCCTGAAGCGGCAAGAAACGGCAAATCCGGCTCTGGGAGGCGTATCCCCCACCGACTGGCCCGCCGCATGCAAGCTGTTGTCCGACCGCCAACTCGCCGAGATCGGAAGGAATTACGCACGAGTCCCAGTGGAGGAGAGCCGTAAGGTCTTCGGAGTCGGCCTCCCCCATCCGTCCGCCTGCCGGTTCTCCCCGCCATCGGCGCACGAGAAGGACATCTTCCAGATCAGCGTGCAATGGGTGGCCCCTGACGAAGACACAGCTCGACAACTCGTCGAAGCCGACCTGCCGTGGCAAACCTCAAGCGACAGGATCCGCCGCCTCGGGCCCGGCACATATCTGTACCGACTGGGCTCCGAAGGGGAGAAGGCCGACTCCCTGATACTCAAGGCCACCGGCAAACACGTCCTCATGGTCTCCGGCCGCGACGTGGACCTGCTCACCCGCGTCGCCCGCGTCCTGCGCGGCCATGCCCGAAGCTGA
- a CDS encoding tetratricopeptide repeat protein produces the protein MDYYDLGTHTRPVTTSSPSAQMWFDRGLLWSYGFHHEEAVSCFEAAAAADPNCAMAYWGIAYALGPNYNKPWEFFEGEDLARTVERTHAAVERAHEKAAGATPVEQALIQALRYRYPQAEAAEDCSVWNEPYADSMRAVYELAPHDLDVATLHADAQMNLTPWQLWDLRTGLPAAGSRTQEARAVLERAIGTGPGKTHPGLLHMYIHLMEMSPTPEAALPVADRLRGLVPDAGHLQHMPTHLDVLCGDYRRVVSDNTAAISADEKYHARAGAMNFYTLYRSHNYHFKIYGAMFLGQSATALEAAAQLEASIPEELLRVQSPPMADWLEGFLAMRVHVLIRFGRWPDILGLPLPADPGLYCTTTAMLHYARGVAFSATGRIPEADTERERFSQAVSRVPESRMLFNNTCVDILAIASEMLDGELEYRNGNYDAAFAALERSIALDDSLPYDEPWGWMQPTRHAYGALLLEQGRVAEAEAVYRADLGLDDTLPRPSQHPGNVWALHGFHECLLRLGKTAEAQIVAQQLKLASAMADVPINASCFCRLEAVAGAAEGGCC, from the coding sequence ATGGACTACTACGACCTGGGCACCCACACCCGCCCCGTGACGACGTCCTCCCCGTCCGCCCAGATGTGGTTCGACCGCGGGCTGCTCTGGTCGTACGGCTTCCACCACGAGGAGGCCGTCTCCTGCTTCGAAGCCGCTGCCGCGGCGGATCCGAACTGCGCAATGGCCTACTGGGGCATCGCCTACGCCCTCGGTCCGAACTACAACAAGCCCTGGGAGTTCTTCGAAGGCGAGGACTTGGCCCGAACCGTCGAACGCACCCACGCGGCCGTCGAACGTGCGCACGAGAAGGCGGCCGGCGCCACTCCCGTCGAGCAGGCATTGATCCAGGCATTGCGGTACCGGTATCCGCAGGCGGAGGCGGCCGAGGACTGCTCGGTCTGGAACGAGCCGTACGCCGACAGCATGCGCGCCGTGTACGAACTCGCTCCCCACGACCTCGATGTCGCCACACTCCATGCCGACGCACAGATGAACCTCACGCCCTGGCAGCTGTGGGACCTGCGCACCGGACTGCCGGCGGCAGGCTCCCGCACGCAGGAGGCCAGGGCGGTCCTCGAGCGGGCGATCGGCACCGGGCCCGGGAAGACACACCCCGGTCTTCTGCACATGTACATCCACCTCATGGAGATGTCCCCGACCCCCGAGGCAGCCCTGCCCGTCGCGGACCGGCTCCGTGGCCTCGTACCCGACGCCGGGCACCTCCAGCACATGCCCACACACCTGGATGTGCTCTGCGGGGACTACCGGCGAGTCGTGTCGGACAACACCGCCGCGATCAGCGCCGACGAGAAATACCACGCGCGGGCCGGCGCGATGAACTTCTACACCCTCTACCGCTCGCACAACTACCACTTCAAGATCTACGGTGCGATGTTCCTCGGCCAGTCGGCGACCGCCCTGGAGGCCGCCGCGCAGCTCGAAGCCTCCATCCCCGAGGAACTGCTGAGGGTACAGAGTCCGCCCATGGCCGACTGGCTGGAGGGCTTCCTCGCCATGCGGGTGCACGTGCTCATCCGCTTCGGCCGCTGGCCGGACATCCTGGGCCTGCCGCTGCCTGCCGACCCGGGGCTGTACTGCACGACGACGGCGATGCTCCACTACGCCCGCGGTGTCGCCTTCTCGGCGACCGGCCGGATTCCCGAGGCGGACACCGAACGCGAACGCTTCAGTCAGGCCGTCTCCCGCGTGCCCGAGTCACGCATGCTGTTCAACAACACCTGCGTCGACATCCTCGCGATCGCGTCGGAGATGCTCGACGGCGAACTGGAGTACCGCAACGGGAACTACGACGCCGCTTTCGCCGCGCTGGAGCGGTCGATCGCACTCGACGACAGCCTTCCCTACGACGAGCCCTGGGGATGGATGCAGCCCACCCGGCACGCGTACGGCGCCCTGCTTCTCGAACAGGGACGCGTGGCAGAGGCGGAGGCCGTCTACCGGGCCGACCTGGGCCTCGACGACACACTGCCGCGTCCTTCACAACACCCCGGCAACGTATGGGCGCTGCACGGATTCCACGAATGCCTCCTGCGCCTGGGCAAGACAGCGGAAGCGCAGATCGTGGCCCAGCAACTGAAGCTGGCGTCCGCCATGGCGGACGTGCCGATCAACGCGTCCTGCTTCTGCCGTCTCGAAGCGGTCGCGGGCGCGGCGGAAGGCGGCTGCTGCTGA
- a CDS encoding ester cyclase — MPHTETRRALIEKVWAAAWGRGEVDALDSLLSPSYLRHGGDGRPQGPDALKAAIVSIREAFPDLVTTIDDIVVDGDRAAIRWHSSGTHEHSFLGVPATRRQVDVSGATFARFEGERVVEEYVTWDPRALLSALGIIRVGQD, encoded by the coding sequence ATGCCGCACACGGAAACCCGCCGCGCCCTGATCGAGAAGGTGTGGGCGGCGGCCTGGGGCCGGGGTGAGGTCGATGCCCTCGACTCACTGCTGAGCCCATCCTACCTGCGCCACGGCGGTGACGGGCGGCCCCAGGGCCCCGATGCGCTGAAGGCCGCGATCGTCTCCATCCGGGAGGCGTTCCCCGATCTGGTCACGACGATCGACGACATCGTGGTCGACGGCGACAGGGCCGCGATCCGCTGGCACAGCAGCGGAACCCACGAGCACTCCTTCCTCGGAGTCCCCGCCACGAGGCGGCAAGTCGACGTCAGCGGAGCCACGTTCGCCCGGTTCGAGGGGGAACGCGTCGTCGAGGAGTACGTGACCTGGGACCCCCGGGCCCTGCTCTCGGCGCTCGGCATCATCCGCGTCGGACAGGACTGA
- a CDS encoding LacI family DNA-binding transcriptional regulator → MRPNARRTTLADIAQAAGVSVATVSKVVNGRGDVAPHTRSRVQELLHQHDYLAPVFRHTEVVESPTIEVQFQGGLKSYVAETLEGIIDSAAESGASVVISKASHAPHWARDLVSAGRRAVIAVTSVYTTAHLNELARSGLPLVVLDPLHLPDSRVHSVGSTNFAGGLAATRHLLSLGHRRVAYIGGPAMAVCNQARTHGYRAAMEAEGAQVPDAYVRPGEFTYETGLLGATALLGLQEPPTAIFAGNDEIALGVIEAARTRGLRVPEDLSVVGFDDTSLAQMASPPLTTVRQPLREMGGAAMRTALRLATGEKVESHHIELATELVVRASTAPPREETSARR, encoded by the coding sequence ATGCGTCCGAACGCCAGGCGCACCACCTTGGCGGACATCGCCCAAGCGGCGGGAGTCTCCGTCGCGACCGTGTCCAAAGTGGTCAACGGTCGCGGCGACGTGGCGCCGCACACCCGCAGCCGGGTGCAGGAACTGTTGCATCAGCACGACTACCTCGCACCCGTGTTCCGCCACACCGAGGTCGTCGAAAGCCCGACCATCGAGGTGCAGTTCCAGGGCGGCCTCAAGTCGTACGTGGCCGAGACCCTCGAGGGCATCATCGACTCCGCCGCCGAATCCGGGGCCTCGGTGGTGATCAGCAAGGCGTCCCATGCCCCGCACTGGGCCCGGGACCTGGTCTCAGCCGGGCGCCGCGCCGTCATCGCGGTCACCAGCGTGTACACCACAGCGCACCTGAACGAACTGGCCCGGTCCGGGCTGCCGTTGGTCGTGCTGGACCCACTGCACCTGCCGGACAGCCGCGTCCACAGCGTCGGGTCGACCAACTTCGCCGGCGGCCTGGCCGCGACCCGGCACCTGCTCTCCCTGGGTCACCGCCGCGTCGCCTACATCGGCGGACCGGCCATGGCCGTATGCAACCAGGCACGCACGCACGGCTACCGCGCCGCCATGGAGGCGGAAGGAGCGCAGGTACCCGACGCCTACGTCCGGCCCGGAGAATTCACGTACGAGACCGGGTTGCTCGGCGCCACGGCACTACTGGGCCTGCAAGAGCCACCGACGGCGATCTTCGCAGGCAACGACGAGATCGCCCTCGGTGTCATCGAGGCCGCCCGCACCCGAGGCCTGCGCGTCCCCGAAGACCTGAGCGTGGTCGGCTTCGACGACACAAGCCTCGCCCAGATGGCTTCACCGCCACTGACCACTGTGCGCCAGCCCCTGCGGGAGATGGGCGGTGCGGCCATGCGCACCGCCCTCCGACTGGCCACCGGTGAAAAGGTCGAGTCCCATCACATCGAACTCGCCACCGAGCTCGTGGTACGCGCCTCAACGGCGCCGCCCCGCGAAGAGACTTCGGCGCGTAGGTAG